From Passer domesticus isolate bPasDom1 chromosome 5, bPasDom1.hap1, whole genome shotgun sequence, the proteins below share one genomic window:
- the IL26 gene encoding interleukin-26 has protein sequence MKGCSIFRPGYFLFLLCLFAVEGKKSPTGKHTCRKGLLSQVTENLYVKATSLKSSVPRDLIKTTRLLKKTTKMLFMTNCSVRDQLLSFYVKNVFSRLEVGSDKLYFISAFQVLQANMDACLPCAPSTRLTSAVKKLKRIFLKLGDQGIYKAIHELDILLPWIQAYIQTII, from the exons ATGAAAGGATGTTCTATTTTCAGACCtgggtattttttatttctgctttgtcTTTTTGCTGTGGAAGGCAAAAAGTCACCTACAGGAAAACATACCTGCCGAAAAGGACTCCTCTCCCAGGTGACAGAGAACCTGTATGTCAAGGCAACTAGTTTGAAATCATCTGTTCCT AGGGATCTCATCAAGACCACGAGGCTGCTTAAAAAGACTACAAAAATGCTGTTTATG ACAAACTGCAGTGTTCGAGATCAGCTCCTCTCCTTCTATGTGAAAAATGTCTTCAGTCGTCTTGAGGTAGGAAGTGACAAGTTGTACTTTATTAGTGCCTTCCAGGTCCTGCAAGCAAACATGGATGCCTGT CTTCCATGTGCTCCATCCACAAGGTTAACTTCTGCAGTCAAAAAGTTAAAGAGAATATTTCTTAAG CTTGGAGATCAGGGAATCTACAAAGCCATCCATGAACTGGACATTCTCCTTCCCTGGATTCAGGCCTACATCCAAACCATCATATGA